One region of Cydia fagiglandana chromosome 17, ilCydFagi1.1, whole genome shotgun sequence genomic DNA includes:
- the LOC134672745 gene encoding red-sensitive opsin, whose translation MFCGIDSNVSLSQKMLDYDELAVKTNWSIDYLLDLDTSQFPFPNTLWHVKSPKEIALKTTPMLIIGIFGIFLNSVILITLAKNRWLWTASNYLIGNLAVTDLLTLLFCPWFMLVRDFYQNYVLKNFGCRFEGFMQATMLLAAVGAVMLVCYDRMAAAALTADARVTKSAAPKLIIISWIAAILLSLPWIIKREYVERQWLDHLETYCVEDVKFLGIYWHFTLSMLVWIPLGVMVLTYGTIMWKLEWSARKLRGSGQTAARARRRAMRITACVLLAAVFCRVPYTLLIYWRNNNSMTINSVDGIFSIIWFAGNFLIYFNSAINPLIYGFTNLRFRRAMDRTPGIACCRFGSWCCVCAMFKRKQPPPSVGDKNSEKIFVIENSPKPNRKLTKAIKNVLRINKDTLELSIPKADDITGKPTKVTPLRPDN comes from the exons ATGTTCTGTGGAATTGACAGTAACGTAAGTTTGTCTCAAAAGATGCTGGATTATGACGAATTGGCGGTTAAAACGAATTGGAGCATTGATTATCTTTTAGAC TTAGACACATCACAATTCCCTTTTCCAAACACACTATGGCACGTGAAATCCCCAAAAGAAATAGCACTGAAAACAACCCCAATGCTCATCATCGGCATATTTGGGATCTTCCTCAACTCCGTGATTCTGATCACCTTAGCCAAGAACAGGTGGCTATGGACAGCAAGTAACTACCTCATTGGAAATTTGGCGGTGACTGATCTGCTGACGCTGTTGTTTTGTCCCTGGTTCATGTTGGTTAGGGATTTTTACCAGAACTATGTGTTGAAGAATTTCGGCTGCCGTTTTGAGGGATTTATGCAAG CAACAATGCTGCTGGCAGCAGTAGGTGCAGTGATGCTAGTCTGCTACGACAGGATGGCTGCAGCAGCCTTAACAGCAGACGCGAGGGTCACGAAGTCAGCTGCTCCGAAACTGATCATCATTAGCTGGATCGCCGCCATCTTGTTGTCACTACCCTGGATCATTAAGCGGGAATATGTG GAACGTCAATGGCTGGATCATCTGGAGACGTATTGTGTTGAAGATGTCAAGTTCCTTGGTATCTACTGGCACTTCACACTCAGTATGCTGGTTTGGATTCCTTTGGGAGTCATGGTTTTAACT TACGGCACAATTATGTGGAAGTTAGAATGGAGTGCAAGGAAACTACGAGGGAGCGGTCAGACAGCCGCCAGAGCCCGACGTCGAGCTATGAGGATCACCGCTTGCGTTCTACTCGCGGCTGTCTTCTGCAGGGTCCCATACACACTGCTGATCTATTGGAGGAACAATAATAGCATGACCATAAATTCT gtgGACGGTATCTTCTCTATCATCTGGTTTGCTGGCAATTTCCTCATATACTTCAACAGCGCTATCAACCCTCTCATCTACGGGTTCACTAACCTCAGGTTCCGCAGGGCTATGGATAGGACTCCTGGTATAGCCTGCTGTAGATTTGGGTCTTGGTGTTGTGTTTGTGCCATG TTCAAAAGGAAACAGCCTCCCCCTTCAGTAGGAGACAAGAACTCAGAGAAGATCTTCGTAATTGAGAATTCACCGAAACCAAACCGGAAGTTGACGAAAGCAATCAAGAATGTGTTGCGTATCAATAAGGATACATTAGAGCTTAGTATACCTAAAGCCGATGATATCACCGGGAAACCTACTAAAGTTACTCCTTTAAGACCTGATAACTGA
- the LOC134672562 gene encoding SET domain-containing protein SmydA-8-like encodes MEHKREIPQCEVCQKPANQTCGGCKLVYYCSRAHQKLGWREGHKFKCCAFKIQYSDTFGRHMVATRDIQPGEMILKEKPALIGPKMSSPAHCLACGKKLDPMKIGDKLDFYKCTSCLWPMCNQKCEKAEVHKAECKIMTEKKYKCTIKYEQPDKSEAAYCVIAPMRVLLMKQSNPQQFENIINLESHLDERIGTPLYSVLKANLSTFIIQVLGLDFDEETILKVASIIDTNSFDVRSPDGSKRLRAIYVTASMMNHSCKPNTRHIYLGDDYNMALIATVPISKGEPITATYTQSLWGTLDRRRHLKINKCFDCDCDRCKDPTEFGTNLGNIYCSVCNSGGAANGAMLMSTNPLDETANWKCEKCDHFILSKQMFWGNNALKQDLNKLDRNGPKQFEEFIMKYSQTLHPSNHLVVQAKLALIQIYGNYKGYTLSDLSDNLLQRKIDLCHELLEIADKIEPGWTRFRGTLLLDLQSAMTIQTKREFETEKLTKAAAQDRLMECMVLLQEAANILRIEPHMKDALEVKIQELASQLEVTDTENGSECLSVD; translated from the exons ATGGAGCACAAGCGCGAAATTCCTCAGTGCGAGGTCTGCCAGAAACCTGCCAATCAGACCTGCGGAGGATGCAAGCTGGTCTACTACTGCTCAAGGGCCCACCAAAAACTGGGATGGAGGGAAGGCCACAAGTTCAAATGCTGCGCCTTCAAGATCCAATACTCCGACACCTTCGGACGACACATGGTTGCGACCAGAGACATCCAACCAGGAGAAATGATTTTAAAAGAGAAACCCGCATTGATCGGCCCAAAGATGTCCTCACCAGCACACTGCTTGGCTTGCGGAAAGAAGCTAGATCCAATGAAAATCGGAGACAAACTTGATTTTTATAAATGTACATCTTGCTTATGGCCCATGTGCAACCAGAAATGCGAAAAAGCTGAAGTACATAAGGCAGAATGCAAAATCATGACTGAAAAGAAGTATAAGTGCACTATTAAATATGAACAACCAGACAAAAGTGAAGCAGCATACTGTGTTATTGCACCGATGAGAGTCTTACTGATGAAACAGTCGAATCCTCAGCAATTTGAAAATATTATCAATCTGGAGTCCCATTTAGACGAAAGAATAGGTACGCCATTGTACTCGGTTCTCAAAGCTAATCTCAGTACATTCATAATACAAGTTCTCGGACTTGATTTCGATGAGGAAACTATTCTGAAAGTGGCTTCAATCATTGATACAAACTCATTCGATGTCAGATCTCCTGACGGATCGAAAAGGTTACGGGCTATTTATGTCACAGCCTCTATGATGAACCATAGCTGCAAACCGAATACTCGTCACATTTATTTGGGCGACGATTATAATATGGCCCTGATTGCAACTGTGCCAATTTCTAAAGGTGAACCTATAACTGCAACGTACACACAGTCGCTATGGGGTACCTTGGATAGGCGGAGAcatctaaaaataaacaaatgtttTGATTGTGACTGCGACAGGTGTAAGGACCCAACCGAATTTGGTACTAATCTTGGTAACATATACTGTTCAGTTTGCAATTCAGGGGGCGCAGCGAATGGGGCTATGTTGATGTCAACAAATCCTTTGGACGAAACGGCAAATTGGAAATGCGAGAAGTGTGACCATTTCATACTGAGCAAACAGATGTTTTGGGGAAACAATGCTTTGAAACAAGACCTAAATAAGCTCGATAGGAATGGCCCCAAACAATTTGAAGAATTCATTATGAAATATAGTCAGACGCTTCATCCATCAAATCATTTAGTAGTGCAAGCAAAGTTAGCCTTGATTCAGATTTATGGAAATTACAAAGGATATACCTTATCAG ACTTATCAGACAACCTGCTGCAACGCAAGATAGACCTATGTCATGAACTTTTGGAAATTGCCGACAAAATTGAACCTGGATGGACGCGGTTCAGAGGCACTCTTCTTCTAGATTTACAATCGGCTATGACTATCCAGACGAAGAGGGAATTTGAAACTGAGAAGTTGACTAAAGCTGCTGcccag GATCGTTTAATGGAATGCATGGTTCTACTGCAAGAAGCTGCCAATATTCTCCGAATCGAGCCTCACATGAAAGACGCCCTAGAAGTAAAGATACAAGAGCTGGCCAGTCAATTAGAAGTTACTGATACTGAAAATGGATCTGAATGTCTATCTGTAGACTAa